Proteins found in one Mucilaginibacter gracilis genomic segment:
- a CDS encoding TonB-dependent receptor: MALPKKCVLVYTLNLLCVFAALAQHKGNQIKGHINDTENHAIASASVYLLALVDSSVVKFLVTDKNGQFNFQNVDPGKYIVSVTGVGFKKIISVPIIFDGSLIVDLGIIRLPKGSTKLGEVVITANKGFADTRTDKTTLNISNSYFFTGSNALEVLNKLPGVKVDNGDNVSLNGRSDVLVTIDNKPTYLSGSALADLLRGTPGAMIDKVELISNPNSSYDAAGTGGVINIKMLRDKTMGINAQLTGGLGQAQFSGGQYSAAQNMAGINFNYRSKRLNIFGAGFYSNTPAYKLIVTDRTDTYYDKTDQIGTNLFINQRRTTNNFRIGADYTISPKQTIGFLISEVITSQNGPKNIQSTVSDHGVIDSTISTTSSLKKRQTTLGYNLNYSASISKSSQLTLNGNYINYNRAFDEYFKSDYFLSSSTTPYRTLLLQNTSPLNYDVLVFSGNYHLDVNSANNFTTGFKAGKTKMNNTSAFGTLVNNVYTPYAGFTGTFNYTESVNAAYVDYNHVFNKRTNIEFGARLEQTLAEGITSNTGEDYHNNYYGFFPNLKLNHTINSNNELQLGYGRRIYRPKYEELNPLLLYSDQYNYQIGNQYLKPYYSNLVELKHVYKNEIITALSFEAISGFSQVVYMQGNTTQVSILKKINLGNRYNYGIHFLAPVNFTKWYHVDFDVNMLYQQYTGTSVLGDLNSSSPDVTFKIFQHFKLPFGTQLDFNGYYEAPTTYGIYQYKAEYYVYGGITKSVLKKQGSVHLQVDGIFNWDKNIYTSHYQNLNLSGTQIDKFRAITLSFTYALGKKTVTAARKKSNEAAEEQGRMAGAN; encoded by the coding sequence TTGGCGCTTCCGAAGAAGTGTGTACTTGTGTACACCCTTAATTTGCTGTGCGTTTTTGCGGCCCTTGCACAGCACAAAGGCAATCAAATAAAGGGACATATAAACGATACCGAAAACCATGCAATAGCATCAGCCTCGGTATACTTATTAGCCCTTGTCGACTCATCTGTGGTTAAATTTTTGGTAACTGATAAAAATGGGCAGTTTAATTTTCAAAATGTTGATCCCGGTAAATATATAGTTAGCGTTACCGGGGTAGGGTTCAAAAAAATCATTTCGGTTCCTATTATTTTCGACGGCAGCCTTATTGTTGATTTAGGCATAATACGCCTGCCAAAAGGCAGCACTAAGTTAGGCGAGGTGGTAATAACCGCCAATAAGGGTTTTGCTGATACCCGTACCGATAAAACTACACTCAACATTAGTAACAGCTACTTTTTTACCGGCAGCAACGCGTTGGAGGTTTTAAATAAATTGCCGGGTGTAAAGGTTGATAATGGCGATAACGTATCGTTAAACGGCCGGTCGGACGTGCTGGTTACCATTGATAATAAGCCTACTTACCTATCCGGAAGCGCACTTGCCGACCTTTTGCGAGGCACCCCAGGTGCCATGATTGATAAAGTTGAACTGATAAGCAACCCAAACTCTAGCTACGATGCCGCGGGCACCGGCGGTGTAATTAATATAAAAATGCTGCGCGATAAAACCATGGGCATAAACGCCCAGCTAACCGGCGGATTAGGACAGGCGCAGTTCTCGGGTGGGCAATACTCGGCGGCTCAAAACATGGCGGGTATCAATTTTAATTATCGCAGCAAGCGGTTAAATATTTTCGGCGCCGGTTTTTACAGCAATACACCAGCTTACAAATTGATAGTAACTGATAGGACAGACACCTATTACGATAAAACCGACCAAATTGGCACCAACCTTTTTATTAACCAGCGGCGCACCACCAATAATTTTAGGATAGGAGCCGATTATACCATCAGCCCCAAACAAACCATAGGCTTTTTAATAAGCGAGGTTATTACCAGCCAAAATGGCCCTAAAAACATCCAATCCACGGTTTCTGATCATGGCGTTATCGATTCTACCATATCAACCACATCATCACTAAAAAAGCGGCAAACAACCCTGGGCTATAATTTAAATTACAGTGCCAGCATTAGTAAAAGTTCGCAATTAACCTTAAACGGCAATTACATTAACTATAACCGGGCGTTTGACGAATATTTTAAAAGTGACTATTTTTTAAGTAGCAGCACTACGCCTTATCGTACTTTACTGCTGCAAAACACTTCGCCTTTAAACTATGATGTATTGGTTTTTAGCGGCAACTATCATTTGGATGTTAATAGTGCCAATAATTTTACCACAGGGTTTAAGGCAGGTAAAACAAAAATGAATAACACATCGGCCTTTGGCACTTTAGTTAATAACGTTTATACACCTTACGCTGGTTTTACAGGTACATTTAATTACACCGAAAGCGTTAATGCTGCGTATGTTGACTATAACCATGTGTTTAATAAGCGCACCAATATTGAGTTTGGCGCAAGGCTGGAGCAAACCTTAGCCGAAGGTATAACCTCAAATACGGGCGAAGATTACCATAATAATTATTACGGTTTTTTCCCTAACTTAAAATTAAACCATACTATTAACAGCAATAACGAATTGCAATTGGGCTATGGCCGCCGCATATACCGCCCAAAATACGAGGAACTTAACCCCCTGCTGCTTTACAGCGACCAATACAACTACCAAATAGGCAACCAATATTTAAAGCCATACTACTCTAACCTGGTTGAGCTTAAGCATGTTTATAAAAATGAAATTATAACGGCATTAAGTTTTGAGGCTATTAGCGGCTTTTCGCAGGTGGTATATATGCAGGGTAATACTACGCAGGTAAGTATTTTAAAAAAAATAAATTTAGGTAACCGTTACAATTACGGTATTCATTTTTTAGCCCCTGTTAACTTTACCAAATGGTATCATGTTGATTTTGATGTTAACATGCTGTATCAGCAATACACAGGTACATCTGTATTGGGCGATTTAAATAGCAGCAGCCCCGATGTTACGTTTAAAATATTTCAGCATTTTAAATTGCCTTTTGGCACACAGTTAGATTTTAATGGCTATTACGAAGCCCCTACCACATACGGCATTTACCAGTACAAAGCCGAATATTATGTATACGGGGGCATCACTAAAAGTGTGTTAAAAAAACAAGGCTCGGTACATTTGCAGGTTGATGGCATATTTAATTGGGATAAAAATATATATACCTCGCATTACCAAAATTTAAATTTAAGTGGCACCCAAATTGATAAATTTAGAGCTATTACGCTTAGCTTTACCTATGCTTTAGGCAAAAAAACGGTTACGGCAGCGCGCAAAAAAAGCAACGAAGCCGCCGAAGAACAAGGCCGCATGGCCGGCGCAAACTAA
- a CDS encoding pyridoxal phosphate-dependent aminotransferase, which produces MTNVLSDRIKNLSESATIKMAKLGRELSAKGVDVISLSFGEPDFHTPEYIKEAAKQAMDKNFTYYTPVAGYPDLRAAISKKLKTENGLDYDASQIVVSTGAKQAIANALLCLVNPGEEVIIPTPYWVSYSEVVKLTEGKSVFIDSTVEQNFKITPAQLEAAITPKTKLFMFSSPCNPTGSVYSKQELAGLVEVFERYPQIYILSDEIYEHINFVEAHESIAQFDSIKERVVIINGFSKSYAMTGWRIGYSASSKETAAAFDKLQGQITSGTCSITQKAGVAAYEGGLASVLEMREAFRKRRGIVYDLLSKIPGVQTNLPDGAFYFFPNVTSFFGKSYNGKVINDADELSIFLLEEAHVATVGGDSFGDPKSIRISYAASEEKLIEAIKRIAAALAKLS; this is translated from the coding sequence ATGACGAACGTATTAAGCGACAGGATAAAAAACTTATCCGAATCGGCAACAATTAAGATGGCAAAGCTGGGCCGTGAGCTTTCAGCTAAAGGGGTTGATGTAATCAGCCTGAGTTTTGGTGAACCGGATTTTCATACCCCGGAGTATATTAAGGAAGCTGCAAAGCAGGCTATGGATAAGAATTTTACTTATTATACACCCGTGGCCGGTTACCCTGATTTGCGCGCAGCTATTTCAAAAAAGTTAAAAACCGAGAATGGGTTAGATTACGATGCCAGCCAGATAGTTGTATCAACAGGTGCAAAACAAGCCATTGCCAACGCATTGCTTTGTTTGGTTAATCCCGGCGAAGAGGTTATTATACCTACACCTTACTGGGTATCATACAGCGAAGTTGTTAAACTAACCGAAGGCAAAAGCGTTTTTATAGACAGCACAGTTGAGCAAAACTTTAAAATAACACCTGCGCAATTAGAGGCGGCCATTACGCCAAAAACCAAGTTGTTTATGTTTTCATCGCCTTGTAACCCTACAGGCAGTGTTTACAGCAAACAAGAATTAGCCGGCCTGGTTGAAGTATTTGAGCGTTACCCGCAGATATACATTTTATCCGACGAGATATACGAGCACATCAACTTTGTTGAGGCGCACGAATCTATCGCGCAGTTTGATTCGATTAAAGAACGTGTGGTTATCATCAACGGCTTCTCAAAATCATACGCCATGACCGGGTGGAGAATTGGCTACTCGGCATCAAGTAAAGAAACCGCTGCCGCTTTTGATAAGCTACAGGGCCAAATTACTTCGGGCACCTGCTCTATCACTCAAAAAGCAGGTGTTGCCGCTTATGAGGGTGGTTTAGCCAGCGTTTTAGAAATGCGCGAAGCTTTCCGCAAACGCCGCGGTATTGTTTACGATTTACTATCAAAAATACCAGGCGTGCAAACTAACCTGCCCGATGGTGCTTTTTACTTTTTCCCTAACGTAACTTCGTTTTTTGGTAAAAGCTACAACGGTAAAGTTATTAACGATGCCGACGAGTTGAGCATATTTTTATTGGAAGAAGCACATGTGGCCACCGTAGGCGGCGATTCATTCGGCGATCCAAAATCTATCCGCATATCCTATGCCGCATCCGAAGAAAAATTAATTGAGGCCATAAAACGTATTGCCGCAGCTTTGGCCAAGTTGAGCTAA
- a CDS encoding cation diffusion facilitator family transporter: MHQQRKIILISLITGILLMAAKFTAYFLTQSNFILTDAAESIVNVLASGFAFFSIYLAERPKDSNHPYGHGKVEFFSVFVEGVLITIAGIAIITKAGYGIFHPNEIHNILLGASIIGVTGLINGLLGWYLIKKGKILNSITLDADGRHLITDMVTSAGLVVGLALIFFTKITALDNILSILVGGFIIFTGYKLTRKAIGGLMDEADFKIVDHVISVLNDKRKEEWIDVHNLRAQKYGNELHIDCHITLPNYFDLNRVHQEVHLVDVLINDHVSIKTELFIHSDPCVPACCHYCSMPNCPIRSEAKTKDIEWTMDNVTRNKKHFE, from the coding sequence TTGCACCAACAACGAAAGATTATTCTGATTTCGCTAATAACCGGTATACTGCTCATGGCAGCAAAGTTTACCGCTTATTTTTTAACACAGTCCAATTTTATTTTAACCGATGCCGCCGAAAGCATAGTTAACGTGCTGGCCAGTGGCTTTGCGTTTTTTAGCATTTACCTTGCCGAGCGACCTAAAGATAGTAACCACCCATACGGGCATGGCAAGGTTGAGTTTTTTTCGGTTTTTGTGGAAGGGGTTTTAATTACCATAGCAGGCATAGCCATTATTACTAAAGCCGGTTACGGCATTTTTCATCCTAACGAAATACACAATATTTTATTGGGCGCAAGCATTATTGGCGTTACGGGCCTTATTAACGGGTTATTAGGTTGGTACCTGATAAAAAAAGGCAAAATACTTAACTCCATAACCTTAGACGCCGATGGCAGGCACTTAATTACCGATATGGTTACCAGTGCCGGTTTGGTTGTTGGCCTGGCTCTTATATTTTTCACCAAAATAACCGCGCTCGATAATATTTTATCAATTTTGGTGGGCGGCTTCATTATTTTCACCGGCTATAAACTTACCCGTAAAGCTATTGGCGGCTTAATGGATGAGGCCGATTTTAAAATTGTTGACCACGTAATTTCCGTTTTAAACGATAAACGCAAAGAAGAATGGATTGATGTGCATAACCTGCGCGCACAAAAATATGGCAACGAATTGCATATTGATTGCCACATAACGCTCCCTAACTATTTTGATTTAAACCGTGTACACCAGGAAGTACACTTAGTTGATGTGCTCATAAACGACCATGTGAGCATCAAAACCGAGTTATTTATCCACTCGGACCCCTGCGTGCCCGCCTGTTGCCACTATTGCAGTATGCCCAATTGCCCCATCCGCTCGGAAGCGAAAACAAAGGATATTGAGTGGACGATGGATAACGTTACCCGTAACAAAAAACACTTTGAATAA
- a CDS encoding NUDIX domain-containing protein has translation MALFNVRVYGLLVNDEHQILISDEKEYGMLFSKFPGGGLEYGEGLIDGLKREFMEECNMPIEVIKHFYTTDYFVKSLFGEAQLISVYYLVKNIAPVNLPIKTKPFDFDTEGEVLQAFRWASLEHITPTDVTFPIDKHVVELLNKGYEFS, from the coding sequence ATGGCTTTGTTTAATGTACGTGTTTATGGTTTGCTTGTTAATGATGAGCACCAAATACTCATTAGCGATGAAAAGGAGTACGGTATGCTTTTCTCCAAATTTCCGGGTGGCGGCTTAGAATATGGCGAGGGGCTTATTGATGGCCTAAAGCGAGAGTTTATGGAAGAGTGCAACATGCCAATTGAAGTTATTAAGCATTTTTACACTACCGATTACTTTGTAAAATCTCTATTTGGCGAAGCACAACTGATAAGTGTTTACTACCTTGTAAAAAACATTGCCCCCGTAAATTTGCCCATTAAAACCAAGCCCTTTGATTTTGATACCGAAGGCGAAGTTTTACAGGCTTTTAGATGGGCCAGCCTGGAGCACATTACACCCACCGATGTTACCTTCCCGATAGATAAGCACGTTGTTGAACTTTTAAATAAAGGATATGAATTTAGTTGA
- the bioA gene encoding adenosylmethionine--8-amino-7-oxononanoate transaminase yields the protein MNLVERDLKVIWHPYTQMQTAAPPIPIVKGEGVLLFDEDGNTYIDAVSSWWVNIHGHSHPYIAAKVAEQLTKLEHVIFAGFTHQGAVELAERLLAILPANQSKVFYSDNGSTAVEVAIKMCLQYWHNQGAPRTKILAFKNAYHGDTFGAMAVSARSAFTNVFEQLLFEVEFIDLPNAGNIDHLKSHISNLKPNLACFIFEPLLQGSGGMLMYEAQYLDQLMEHCRAENVLTIADEVLTGFGRTGKRFACDHLQQQPDIMCFSKGLTGGTMALGLTTCTQAIYDAFLSADKLKTLFHGHSFTANPVACAAALASMDLFLLPETMANIKRIEERHSAFGLKISHHPKVKECRQTGTIIAIEWETGDQTSYFSNLRDKLYQHFLSLGIILRPLGNVLYILPPYCISNNQLDYIYSQIEAALAVF from the coding sequence ATGAATTTAGTTGAACGCGATTTAAAAGTAATATGGCACCCCTATACCCAAATGCAAACCGCCGCCCCGCCAATACCTATTGTAAAAGGCGAAGGCGTATTGTTGTTTGACGAAGATGGCAATACTTATATTGATGCAGTATCGTCATGGTGGGTAAACATACACGGGCACTCGCACCCTTATATTGCCGCCAAGGTTGCCGAGCAGTTAACCAAATTGGAGCACGTAATATTTGCAGGCTTTACGCACCAGGGCGCTGTTGAACTTGCCGAAAGGCTGCTTGCCATTTTGCCCGCCAACCAAAGCAAAGTATTTTACTCAGACAATGGCTCCACGGCTGTTGAGGTAGCCATAAAAATGTGCCTGCAATACTGGCACAACCAGGGGGCACCACGCACCAAAATACTGGCCTTTAAAAACGCCTACCATGGCGATACTTTTGGCGCTATGGCGGTAAGCGCGCGCAGTGCCTTTACCAATGTTTTTGAACAGTTATTGTTTGAGGTTGAGTTTATTGATTTGCCAAATGCCGGGAATATTGACCATCTCAAATCCCACATCTCAAACCTCAAACCTAATTTAGCTTGTTTTATTTTTGAGCCGCTGTTGCAAGGTTCGGGTGGGATGCTGATGTATGAGGCCCAATACCTGGATCAACTGATGGAGCATTGCCGCGCCGAAAACGTACTCACCATTGCCGACGAAGTGCTTACCGGCTTTGGCCGTACAGGCAAACGTTTTGCTTGCGACCATTTGCAACAGCAGCCCGATATCATGTGTTTCTCTAAGGGCTTAACGGGCGGCACCATGGCCCTCGGTTTAACCACCTGCACACAGGCCATATACGATGCCTTTTTATCTGCCGATAAACTAAAAACACTGTTTCATGGGCACTCGTTTACGGCTAACCCGGTAGCATGCGCCGCAGCATTAGCCAGCATGGATTTATTTTTATTGCCCGAAACTATGGCCAATATTAAACGGATAGAAGAGCGGCACAGCGCTTTCGGTTTAAAAATAAGCCATCACCCAAAGGTAAAAGAGTGCAGGCAAACGGGTACCATTATAGCTATTGAATGGGAAACGGGCGACCAGACTTCCTACTTTAGTAACCTTCGCGACAAGCTTTACCAGCACTTTTTGTCGCTTGGTATTATTTTGCGGCCGCTTGGCAATGTATTGTACATTTTACCTCCGTATTGCATTAGCAACAACCAACTGGACTATATTTACAGCCAAATTGAAGCCGCTTTAGCTGTTTTTTAA
- a CDS encoding SGNH/GDSL hydrolase family protein — MKNFKNYIYILAATAFFAACKPSIDTPNFNHGTADFTRYISVGNSLTSGYADGGLYLAGQQNSFPSMIATQMQAVGGGSFSQPLFSAAQSNGSGYIKLTGFDANGSPITAAVTTNLAYRDPTFFTKYTGNLENYGVPGIKLLHITLPYYGNLNPYFERLLPGVAPANTNTSYLSFITTKPFTFFTNWLGNNDALGYATGGGGGYTGADALTDKATFASLYNLLINSLTATGAKGACATIPDVTTIPYFTTVTPGLLLAGAQAAAQKAGVTPLPAAIYITASTNAAATTYGVRAATASDLVTLTFPTALLGKPTTDPVSGAVTNPYPYGLHPNNPIDSKYILDPNEVALVKDYVSSYNATIKSVAAAKGLAVFDAFTFLTNLKNNGLTVNGVNLTSGYISGGVFSLDGVHLTPRGYAIVANEFIKAINSQYSANVPQVNVANYNGVVFP, encoded by the coding sequence ATGAAGAATTTTAAAAATTACATATATATACTGGCAGCAACAGCATTTTTTGCCGCTTGCAAGCCATCAATAGATACGCCTAACTTTAACCACGGAACTGCCGATTTTACACGCTATATTTCGGTAGGTAATTCCTTAACTTCGGGCTATGCTGATGGCGGTTTATATTTGGCTGGCCAGCAAAACTCATTTCCGAGCATGATAGCCACACAAATGCAGGCTGTTGGCGGTGGCAGCTTTAGCCAGCCGTTGTTTAGCGCAGCGCAGTCTAACGGATCGGGTTATATTAAATTAACCGGTTTTGATGCAAACGGAAGCCCGATTACCGCAGCTGTAACAACTAATCTGGCTTATCGCGACCCCACTTTTTTTACCAAGTACACCGGTAATCTTGAAAACTACGGTGTGCCCGGCATTAAATTATTGCACATAACGTTACCTTACTACGGTAATTTAAACCCTTACTTTGAGCGTTTACTACCCGGTGTTGCCCCTGCAAATACAAATACATCGTACTTGAGCTTTATTACAACTAAACCTTTTACATTTTTTACTAACTGGTTGGGTAATAACGATGCACTGGGTTACGCAACCGGTGGTGGCGGTGGTTATACCGGCGCCGATGCGTTAACAGATAAGGCTACATTTGCGTCACTTTATAACCTGCTCATTAACTCGTTAACCGCAACCGGTGCAAAAGGAGCCTGCGCAACTATACCCGATGTAACAACCATACCATACTTTACTACAGTAACCCCGGGCCTGCTTTTAGCAGGTGCACAAGCTGCTGCGCAAAAAGCTGGTGTAACACCATTACCTGCAGCAATTTATATTACTGCATCTACCAACGCGGCCGCAACTACTTACGGTGTACGTGCCGCAACAGCTAGCGATTTGGTAACCTTAACCTTCCCGACAGCTTTATTAGGTAAACCTACCACCGACCCTGTTAGTGGTGCCGTAACCAACCCATACCCTTATGGCTTGCATCCCAATAATCCTATCGACTCAAAATATATCCTCGACCCGAACGAAGTTGCTTTGGTTAAAGATTACGTGAGTTCGTATAACGCAACCATTAAATCGGTAGCGGCTGCAAAGGGTTTGGCTGTTTTTGATGCCTTTACCTTTTTAACAAACCTTAAAAATAACGGTTTAACGGTTAACGGTGTTAACTTAACATCGGGCTATATTAGCGGTGGAGTGTTCTCGTTAGATGGAGTGCATTTAACCCCTCGTGGTTATGCAATTGTAGCTAACGAATTTATTAAAGCAATTAATAGCCAGTATTCTGCAAATGTTCCGCAGGTAAATGTGGCTAATTATAATGGAGTAGTATTTCCATAA
- a CDS encoding OmpP1/FadL family transporter: protein MRRILLIGLTLLPFLGMAQGFQVNLLGEKQIGMGHTGAALLQDGASVVFNPGAVAMLPQNYIQGGFSPLLFQSTFLADGSSQQVHNANKIATPFSGYAVWGPKQAPWKLGIGVYTPFGGLTDWGNTWQGRYALESLNLNAIYIQPTLSVKLASYLSIGAGFVYDIGNVDLTKAIPLASAGAADGQARLKGSGHGYGWNVGVYAKTEIGMTVGLTYRSQVDTKITAGNTTFTVPASLASSFPNGTFAASIPLPSTMTLGLGFYPTPKWTLAVDINYVDWKPYTSLDFTYSTTTSALQNTRSPRDYRDGFAFRGGAEYKATTKTALRFGGGYGISPVQDGYVTPEAPDANRYYVTAGLGLKVTTGLDLDMSFEYEHVNSRNQTNIESQLAGTFRTNVFIPGLGLVYHW, encoded by the coding sequence ATGAGAAGAATATTACTAATCGGGCTTACGCTATTGCCATTTCTAGGTATGGCGCAAGGTTTCCAGGTTAATTTGCTGGGTGAAAAGCAAATTGGCATGGGGCACACAGGGGCAGCGTTGCTGCAGGATGGTGCTTCTGTAGTCTTTAATCCGGGTGCAGTTGCCATGTTACCCCAAAATTATATACAAGGAGGTTTTAGTCCGCTGTTATTCCAATCAACTTTTTTAGCTGATGGTTCTTCGCAGCAGGTACACAACGCCAATAAAATAGCCACGCCATTTTCGGGTTACGCAGTTTGGGGCCCAAAACAGGCACCATGGAAACTAGGTATTGGTGTTTACACACCCTTTGGCGGTTTAACCGATTGGGGTAATACCTGGCAGGGCCGTTACGCATTAGAGAGCCTTAACTTAAATGCTATTTATATACAACCAACCCTTAGCGTTAAATTAGCCAGCTATTTAAGTATTGGAGCAGGTTTTGTTTACGATATTGGCAATGTTGATTTAACCAAAGCTATACCATTGGCTAGCGCCGGCGCAGCCGACGGGCAAGCCCGCCTAAAAGGCAGCGGCCACGGCTACGGCTGGAATGTGGGTGTATATGCCAAAACCGAGATAGGGATGACAGTTGGTTTAACCTACCGCTCGCAGGTTGATACCAAAATTACCGCCGGTAATACCACATTTACCGTTCCGGCAAGTTTAGCTTCCAGTTTCCCTAACGGCACTTTTGCTGCATCAATACCGTTACCATCAACCATGACATTGGGCCTGGGTTTTTATCCAACACCTAAATGGACTTTAGCCGTTGATATTAACTATGTTGATTGGAAACCATACACATCGTTAGATTTTACTTACAGCACAACCACATCGGCTTTACAAAACACCCGTTCGCCGCGCGATTACCGCGATGGTTTTGCCTTTAGAGGCGGTGCCGAGTACAAGGCAACTACCAAAACTGCTTTACGCTTTGGCGGAGGCTACGGCATAAGCCCCGTACAAGATGGTTATGTAACCCCCGAAGCACCCGATGCTAACCGTTACTATGTAACAGCTGGTTTAGGTTTAAAGGTTACAACAGGTTTAGACCTCGACATGTCTTTTGAGTACGAGCACGTAAACAGCCGCAACCAAACCAACATCGAATCACAATTGGCCGGTACCTTCCGTACCAATGTATTTATTCCGGGCCTTGGGCTTGTTTATCACTGGTAG
- the atpD gene encoding F0F1 ATP synthase subunit beta: protein MPNIGKISQIIGPVVDVSFADDAELPRIFDALEITKDNGQKIVLEVQQHLGEDRVRAIAMDSTDGLLRGMPVVDTKSPIRMPVGDQIKGRLLNVVGEAIDGIDKLDNTAGAPIHAKPPRFDQLSTETEVLFTGIKVIDLIEPYAKGGKIGLFGGAGVGKTVLIMELVNNIAKAYAGLSVFAGVGERTREGNDLLREFIESNVINYGDAFKHSMEEGGWDLTVVDKEKLKESKATLVFGQMNEPPGARARVALSGLTVAEYYRDGDGEGQGKDILFFVDNIFRFTQAGAEVSALLGRMPSAVGYQPTLATEMGLMQERITSTKRGSITSVQAVYVPADDLTDPAPATTFAHLDATTSLSRKIAELGIYPAVDPLDSTSRILSAAILGDEHYNTAQRVKEILQRYKELQDIIAILGMDELSEEDKLTVTRARRVQRFLSQPFHVAEQFTGLKGVLVDIKDTIKGFNMIMDGEVDEYPEAAFNLVGTIEDAIEKGKKLLAEANN, encoded by the coding sequence ATGCCAAACATTGGAAAAATATCGCAAATCATTGGTCCGGTAGTTGACGTAAGCTTTGCTGACGATGCTGAACTTCCACGTATTTTTGATGCATTAGAGATCACAAAAGACAACGGACAAAAAATTGTTCTTGAGGTTCAACAACATTTAGGCGAAGACCGCGTGCGGGCTATCGCGATGGATTCGACAGACGGATTACTGCGCGGAATGCCCGTAGTAGATACCAAATCGCCTATCAGAATGCCTGTTGGCGATCAAATTAAAGGTCGTTTGTTAAATGTTGTAGGCGAGGCTATTGATGGTATTGACAAGTTAGATAACACAGCAGGTGCCCCTATCCACGCTAAACCTCCGCGTTTTGACCAGTTATCAACCGAAACCGAAGTATTATTTACAGGTATTAAGGTGATAGACTTAATTGAGCCCTATGCAAAAGGTGGTAAAATTGGGTTGTTTGGTGGTGCCGGTGTAGGTAAAACCGTATTAATTATGGAACTGGTAAACAACATTGCTAAGGCATATGCCGGTTTATCGGTATTTGCAGGTGTTGGTGAGCGTACCCGCGAAGGAAACGACTTGTTGCGCGAGTTTATCGAATCGAACGTAATTAACTACGGCGATGCTTTCAAACACTCGATGGAAGAAGGCGGCTGGGATTTAACAGTTGTTGATAAAGAAAAATTAAAAGAATCGAAAGCTACTTTGGTTTTCGGCCAAATGAACGAGCCTCCTGGTGCACGTGCACGTGTTGCCTTATCGGGCTTAACCGTTGCCGAATACTATCGTGATGGTGACGGCGAAGGACAAGGAAAAGATATCCTTTTCTTTGTGGATAACATCTTCAGGTTTACACAGGCAGGTGCCGAAGTATCGGCGTTATTAGGCCGTATGCCGTCGGCGGTAGGTTACCAGCCAACACTGGCTACCGAAATGGGTTTGATGCAAGAGCGTATCACATCAACCAAACGCGGTTCAATTACATCGGTACAAGCGGTTTACGTACCCGCTGATGATTTAACCGACCCTGCACCGGCAACAACATTTGCCCACTTAGATGCCACTACTTCGTTATCGCGTAAAATTGCCGAGTTAGGTATTTACCCTGCGGTTGACCCTCTGGATTCAACTTCACGCATCCTGAGTGCTGCCATTTTAGGCGACGAGCATTACAATACCGCTCAACGTGTTAAAGAAATTTTACAACGCTACAAAGAGCTGCAAGATATTATTGCCATTTTAGGTATGGACGAATTATCTGAAGAGGATAAATTAACCGTAACCCGTGCACGCCGTGTACAACGTTTCTTATCACAACCATTCCACGTGGCCGAGCAGTTTACAGGCTTAAAAGGTGTATTGGTTGATATTAAAGACACCATTAAGGGCTTTAACATGATAATGGACGGCGAAGTTGATGAGTACCCCGAAGCTGCATTTAACCTTGTAGGTACCATTGAAGACGCTATTGAAAAAGGTAAAAAATTATTAGCGGAAGCAAATAATTAA
- the atpC gene encoding ATP synthase F1 subunit epsilon — protein sequence MNLEILTPDKKVFEGEVKSVTVPGTMGSFEILNNHAPIISTLDDGKLIVRSGGKEEIYLIKGGVVEVLNNKVMVLAEGITHR from the coding sequence ATGAATTTAGAAATACTTACTCCCGATAAAAAAGTGTTTGAAGGCGAAGTTAAGTCGGTAACCGTACCGGGCACAATGGGCTCATTCGAAATATTGAATAACCACGCTCCTATCATCTCGACTCTGGACGACGGTAAGCTAATTGTACGCTCAGGCGGTAAAGAAGAAATTTACCTGATAAAAGGCGGCGTTGTTGAAGTACTGAACAACAAAGTAATGGTATTAGCCGAAGGTATTACCCACAGGTAA